AAGCCCGCTAAAGAAACACGTAAGCGCCCGGCGACGGCGAGCGGCAGATGCGCCCCCTATTGCGCACCGGCGCCGCTAGCTAGCTACTACCTCCCTTCTCCGATCAATCCGGCGTCTACGAGGGAAATAAAGCGAACATGAACCAAATTTTGAAGAAATCGGGCTCCGCCATCTTCCGGCTCATCGTGCGCTGCAAGCCGGGGGTCCAAGTCCGACCACCACAGCCGCCGCTGCGCACGGCCACTAGGTCCTACCGCGCCTACCGGCGGCGCTTGCCTGCGGTCTCGCGCTCGGCCACTACCCCAAGCCAATGTCCGCAGCGCCCGGAGCTCATCCACTTCACCCGAGGCCGCGGCGGGGAGCCCTGGTACCACGACTGGCGGAAGTTGGCCGCGCGGGTTCTCGCCCCTGGCGCCGCGGCGATCGCCGCCTACTACCACAACCTCGAGACCGTGCCGTACACCAACCGCACCCACCTCGTGTTCCTCTCTCCCCGGATCGAGCGGTGGCTCGGCGGGCGCGCGTTCGACGATCTCAAGAAGGAGAAAGCCGGCATGATCCTACCCGCGGAACACTACGAGAGCGTGCGCGTCAGGCGCATTACCTCGGAGATCGTCCGCGCCGCCCGACGCACCCTTGGAGTTGCGCCCGTCGATCCAGCCGGGGAGCTGCTGAATGACAGGTTCATGGCCAGGAACTACGGGAAGCAGGCGATGACGAGGCATCTCGACGGGCTCGATTGGGAGGTGATCGTCGTGGAAGATAGGCAGGTCAACGCGATGTGCGTCCCAGGCAAGATCGTGGTCTACACTGGATTGCTCGACTACTTCAAAACCGATGCCGAGATCGCCTCTGTGCTAGGGCATGAGGTGGTAACAAgatcttatttatttatttatttttcgaCAAAGGATTTTTTTAATATTAATCCAATTCAATCATCCCATCAAGGCTATACAGCCGTACTTAGGGCAAACCAGACACGGCCTCTGCATACTATGCAATCTTGGGAGGGTTTACAATTTACAGTGAACCCATCAAACTGAAACCGGTGATTTTTTGCGCAGGTCGGACACATTATTGCGAGGCACTCGGCCGAGGCGATCACCAAGAGCTTGTGTTCTTATGCTGTGCAACGACTTGTCATGGGGCGGGACAGTCCAGACTTCATGAGGGGTGTATCGAAATTACTATTCACGCTGCCCTTCTCACGAAAGTAAGACATGTATTCATCACTTCTGCATTTTACATTGTTCACGGTGATCTACATTCTGCATGTGTGATAATTAAGTTGCAAATGTTATTGAAATGGTAGAAATTGCTTTGACCCTTGATGCATTAATTTCTCAATGAGAGTGTGATAAATCTAGTGTTAAGTAATTGGCCTAGGACTAGTGATTTTCTGTTCTTTTAGTGCTAATTGCTCAAAAGATAGGGTATCTGGGTATGTCTAGCtctcatctactccctccgttcacaaatataagatatTATAGTTTTTTTTGTGTGAATCGAATGTATATAGACACATTTTAATGTGTTTGTTCACTTATTTCAGTTCGTATATAGTCCACATTGAAATAttcaaaatatcttatatttgggaatggagggagtatatgagAATTAACTATGTCTCATCTAAATGACATTAgtatgaaaaagaagaaagaaaacaaaatcgGCATGGATCTTTGCGTAAAGTCAAATGGCACAACAGTTAGATGAGACTTTGTTAATTCCCATCTGGATTAGAATTAGCTAATCCGCAAAAGATATTGTTGTTATTTCACTCCATACTATGCGATTGTCTAAAAAAACAGAGAATTATTTCTATGTAATGGACAGGTAAGAATTGCTATTCTTAAATCATGACCATGTTTGATAGAGTCCATCAGGTAGTCTAAATTCCAGATTTCCTTGTTATAGCCGTGCATCACAAACAATTCTGTGTAATGAAATTTGTATAGATGTAGATTCTTAGACATAACCGACGATAGGTTTATTACCAGTAGAATTCTAAGGATGGGCAATAAAATCGTGAACATTAGAAAGAAAGAAACATATTTTTGTTTCCACATGGTCATGTTAGTGCCGTTTATGTTGATGTCAATTTTTATTCAACAAAATTTTTTGTGCCCCTGTGTAAAAAAACTTGTTTCTTTATTAATACATGACACAACACTTGTGCTTCCCTCATGAAAATTTGTAGACACCCAAAGAAATTGCGTGAGCAAGTCCTTGCACTTAGCATCTTCACAGGAATTGAGACCATTACTTTCCCTTCTATGACCGTGGTTCTAATATGGCAGAGTTAGCCCAACACAATACTGTTGCTTATATGGTAGAGTACTAGATTCAATGTATCATCCATGGGAGGCGTTACCTTACTCTTCAAAAAATAAAACTATGAGAGCTGCGTGTTGTACAGTTCTCACCTTGTCAATGTAGTATCAAATATGTGCAACTATGCCTCATGTTAGGAGTTCTCATGGTGTTACATGTTACCTTTGTAGGATGGAGATAGAGGCAGATCACATTGGAATGCTGCTACTTGCTGCAGCTGGTTTCGATCCACACATAGCCATTGCGGTCGAAGAGAAGCTAGGAAAGCTCTCAAGAAATTCAGAATTGGAAAACTACCTCTCTACTCACCCTTCAGGTAAGAAAAGAGTGCAGTCCTTGTCGCAGGACAAAGTCTTGAAGGAGGCGATGGAATTATACAGGGAAGCTAGTCCCGTCAAAGAAGCTGAACGTTTCTCCATTCCTGACCCCTTCGATATTAGGGGCAGGCGAAGCCAAGGTTGGAAATGGTAGATGCGCAATTTTGCATTGTTGTGCTCCTTGTGTATGATCAGGTCGTGTACTTGTCTATGTATTGCACTTGACTGGGTTGCATTTGCACTCCTTGTCTCCATGCACACTCTTTACGGCCTACGTGGGCTGGTATCACTACATGAGCATGTCATACTAGAGAGGACATCAAGGGAGGTAGTAGGCACTAGGAAATAGGCAGATCAGAAATCCGTAATCTCCTCGCTGGGACCATGGCGGGAAGATGCTTCTCCACGCCAGTTGCATTCGTCTCCATCAGTATTAATCTCTTGAGTCCAGAATGTGTGAAGGGATGCAAATGGAGATATTTAGGCAACAAACTAACTAAACTCAATCATATATGTAATTGTTTTCCGTAAGTGTAGCATTTTCCTAGAGAGAAGGCTCGAAAGGAGCCCTACTTTGAATAAACAAAGCCAAAAATCTGCCAGGAGATTACAACTCACATCTTACACAAATAAGACCAGAAAATAGTGAAAATATACAAAGTGTTCTGGAAACATCTAACATGCTCCAGAAACTACAAACAAAGATATGTAAAGGAACAAGCAGCTCGGAGTCGATGAAGCTCTGCAATGTGAACAAACTACGACACAGCAGGGCCTTGACGGAAGGAACAATCGGCAGGTGAATAGACACTCTCGTCATCTTCATGGCTCTGTCTCACATAGTGACACCCTCCTCCATCTTCGAAGGGGCTCCATGCCCCTCGCCCTGGCATGAAGGGTGTCGATCCATCGGAAGGTGGAGACACTCACCCAAGAGCTAAGAAGTGAACTGCGCCATTTCATCTGGAAGATGAAACTAGATCACCAATTAATGAGGAGGTATATGTAGCACAACCACCGGTTTTTGAGGATCAGCGTAACCCCGAAAATGTCTAAACTTCACAAGGCATTATATAGTTTAAAGCAAGCCCCTGGAGAGCTTGGTATGATTGCGTTAGTTCATTTCTAGTCTTTCACGAAATCGAAAGATTTTGGTGTGATTGTTGGATATTCGGGATGCCTCCTTTGATTTCGTAAGGAGGCAGTCTTGGTGTGATTTTGAATTCCCGGCTTTCATTTCATACGCCAAACTTTGGGCTTTGGTACCCTAAGGATGCCTCCTTTGATTTCGTTGGACATTTGGATTCAGATCATggatgttagaagggagagagagggattgttacggaatatgatggatgtattattgagcctcgagggcgagtatatattgagtacaagGCTTGGAGGGCAAGACGCCTCTCCTATAGATAAGGTAGGAGATGGATTACAAATCCTAGACTACCAAACATATGTAAcccaaatatatctctaacatccccccgcagtcgcGTTGCGAACAACAGGAGCGACGCGGACGGTCAGACTGGAGAGAATAGCAGCCGACGGACTGACATCGCCCCGCAGTCCTATCGGGAGCATCGTGGACGGTGTCGCGTCGCGGACGCGTTGACTCGAGAGGAAGCCGACGAGTTGCTCAAGCGGATGATAGCCCTTTGTGCCGATGTCGAGGTAGCCGAGAGTGTAGGGTGgtgtagccgtggtcgaggtagtcGTGCGAAGAATGcggtggtcgatgtcgagtcggggtggccggtgtcgaggaagtcgccgtggagccgcgggcgcaaggaGGCGCTGAGTTAGTCATGGGCGCAGTAGTGTCGAAGGAGTGGTGCGCCGGAAAGAAGACGGTGTTGATGAGGCGTCGCATCGGGTGTGCCAAACCCAGGGAAACATCGTAGACGAAGGCACGCGCCGGTGTTGCCAACACCAGACATGCGAagacggacgaagacgaagttgacgaagcaccgcaccaggcttgccaggaccggggacacgtcgtagacgaaggcacgcatcggtgttgccagcaccgggcatgcatAGACTGGGACCTGCAAGAGCTGTACGCCATGTCAGAGAAGTCGGAGAGGCCAGCAGAGAAGAACTCGACGACGGTTGCGACGCCAATCGGCGCGGGGCCGATGTTGCTTGCGGTTgtcggagtagacgaagtggtcggggtagatgacggcaacgctggcgacgggctggtgctggacgaagacgaaggaggtggacgagcggcggcggctacgggggtagcggcggcggcggtcgaagaagagcggcggcggcgccggctaGGTTAGTagcgcggcggcggtgctcgaagtgGGCGAGGAACCCaacagcgtgacgaagaccggcgcggacggtggCGTTCTTGCGCCAAGGGAGGCGGCGCGGCGCATACCACGGGAAGTCGACGCGCGGGGACGGCGGTGGACCGCGGGCCGCAGCGCTACGGCCCGATGGGGCGATGCAGCGGCGGCAGGCAGGTCGGGGCGACGGCGAGAAGACCTCGGGGTGGCGGCGGGGACCGCggcgctacggcccgaaggggcggcGCAGCGGCGGAACCGGGTCGGTGCAATCGCGGGAACGGTCTCGGGACCGCGGCGTGTACCACGTGCCACGCTCGCTAcgcccgacggggcgacgcaggGGCGGCGCGAGGGTCGATGCAGCCACAGGGACGACCTGGAGCGGATGGCCTCGGGACGGCGATAgaccgcgggccgcggcactACGGCCCGAAGGAGCGACACAGCGGTGACGCAGGTCAATGCAGCCGACAGAAGAACCACAGGGCGGCGACCCTGCAACCCGACGGGGCGGTGCAGCGGTAGTCCGATGCTCGATCGGTGAAAGGACGCGTTGTACTCGGAACAATCTTTATAGGACCTGCAGAGGCCCATGCAGACGGTTGATCAGACCGCAAGCGCGACGGGCGATATCGAGAAGAGCAGACCAGACGTGGCAGGAGCGGGACACGAGCTGTGCACGAGAGCTGAATCAGACATCATGCATGTGTGCTAGTATAAACTCGCATGGGATGCATTGACATGCGATCAAGACATGCACGTGATGCTCAAGTGCCCTGGATGTGACGTGGACCGATGGGTCAATTCAGGCGCCCGAGCAACCCACGCAGAGTGGCCACGCCGCGCCGATGGACACGCCTGCGGACGATGCAAACAGTGGCCGCACCTGATGCGCTCCTAGCTTCGGTCGTGGTGATGCAGGCGAAGGAGGCCGCATGCCGCGATAAAGCCATGGGGAGAACAGGCCGGTGTAGTGGCTATCAGGTCGGAGTAGAGGCGCACTGTAGACGAGGACGGCGATGGGCGACGCAATCCAATCTTAGATCGGCAAATCAAAGAGAAATAACACCGATCAATCAATCAGCGACCAATCGATCGACGAGAGAGAAAAATCCCGATCAACGGATCAGGAAAAAGACTCTTTAGGGCAGCCGGTCAACACgaccggcggacgaaccctaggtacgggcggcgcggcccccggcggcgATCATGGAGGTCGACCGTCCCGGGGGCGACGCGCGGGTGCGGAAGCgacggcggctagggtttagaatccgaaaactgataccatgttagaagggagagagaggattgGTGGAATAGTTCGTTTTATTGCTTAAGCGTCGTGGACATATATATAGTGAGTACATGATTTGCTTAAAGTTAAGGCAAGGTAGAATAATATCCTACGCTATCCTAACTTTTTTAATAACCACGATACTCAACAATGGAGATAGGAAGTCAACCTCCGGAACATGTCAATTCCTTGAAAGATCATTTGTTAGTTGGGCCACGAAGAACAAAACTTCGTATCAACCTCCGCCGTCGAAGTCGGATATATTGCTGCAGTAGCTGTTGCACTCAATTGTTATGGATAAGGCAGACTTTGAGAGATTTTGGTGTGATTGCTGATCATGTGAGTCCGTGGCTGGTTGCTATGAGCGATAGTGGCAGGGTGCAACGATCAGCGAGCGAAGTCGGTGCCAAGTGCTGCGAGGTGTGAGTCAAGTGAGAGCAGTGCTCCAGGGAAGTGATCGACGAGGGCGGCTCAGGGAGCGCAGCGCAAGCATTGCGGAAGATGAGGTTGGGAGGAGGCGGTTGCGTGCGTGTGTGACTTCCGTGTAGAGGAACGATAGTAAGTCTACCGTTTGATGATCAAACGGCTCAGAAGGGAACCGATCCGGGGCTAGGATCGGTCGACTGCCGTGTAGCAGCGTCCTTCAACAGTTCTTAAGAAAAAATCGTCGCCCTTTGACAAAAACTACTTGCCTCTTTTTTCAAGAGAGTTCACCTCATCAGTTCTTCTCAAGAAAAAGAATTTAGGCCAACCTAGCTACGTAGTATTCGCACGGATTATACTAACCGCAGGATTCGCACGGCCGGCCGGAGCAGGTGTTGACTCTGGAAACTTTTGTCCTGCAGAATTCTGAACGGAAACACCGAAAAGGACTTGCTACTCTCGCCGTTGAATCTCTAACGATCGTATATAGTTAGTGCCAACCACTCCACTCCTATCGCAAAAAAGTAACTCATCAACAATTTGTGCACTCCAAACTATCGTCCATCTCTCCTTTTCGGCCTTGTTTTCTCGGAAGATGTTGCAAAATATGTCCACACGTTGGAACTTGTGATGACACGTAGCCATCCTAACCAAACCGATCCCGCCGTCCGATCTTGTTGTCTTCTCATAATTCCATTCTTTAGTTCCGTCAATCTAGTCACAGTCTTACGACCATAGCCTGCCTAACCGCCCACATGCATCACTCTCACCCATGACCAAAACTAGGTATAAGAAGGAAATGCAAGAACAATTGCACATTGAGCGTTGCTCAGACGATTAGGTTTCTTGTGGTAGAATCAACTCAATGGGTTTAAGTCATATACTTGACATGAGTGTTCTTTTTAAAATTAATCGGCCTGGTCTTTTAAAGGTGCTCATAGAAATAAGCGTGCGTGTGTATAAATGAGGCGTCGGTCGCCGGTCAAGGGATGAAGGTAGAGACGGCTTCAACGATGAGTTTGCACAATCGGCTATGCCGACACATGCATGGTTGTGTCCTTGTTAAAGATGGTGGATCAAAACTCGTCATCATCGACGCACGTGCGGCATTTTTTCTTGAAGGCTTAGTCTAGGAGCTGTGTATTTTTTGTTTGTTTCTGTCTTTTATTAGAGTCAATGGTTAATTGGTGGAGCTATCATCGCGATTGTTCGGTTGCTGGATATTTTAATAATATATGGTTGTGTGCATCATTCGATTTGATGCCGAATCTAGGGTTATCCTCATTTGCAAAGAAAAAAATCTGCATTTTTCTTGAAAGTGAGAACGATTAAACCTCAGCATTGACAGAATCCAAACTTATTTAACCACACTCATATGGAGGAGCCCTATTACTACGAGTACTACTGTACTAGATAGATACATCGAGATAATAATCCATACAAGTCACTCACGCCAACTACTACGAAACCAACCAATCATATCACATCAGGAAGCACAGGCAACCACTCTCCGGTACAAACTAGCGTGTGCGTGGCCGTCAGAATCAAACATAGAACGATCGACGAAACTTTCCAACATCGAATCATCGGCGGATCAGAAGAGGGCGAGCTTGAGGAGgacgccagcggtggccgcgagAACGGGGCCGACCTCCATGCGGTGGCCGCCGGACCCGGACGGGGTGGTAGGTGGCGTCCCCGCCGCGGGGGTACCGGAACCGGAACTGGAGtcgccggcggtgacggcgagCTTCATGCCGGCGGCGCAGTGGGTGCCGATGGTGCAGATGTAGTAGTTCGCGCCGGCTTTGAGGGTCATGGTGGTGGCGCCGCTGTTGTCACCGTTGGCGTTGCTGGAGCAGGCGTCGTACTCGCTCTTGGTGACTTCGGTCACTGTGTGGGCCTGGCTGGCGTAGTTGAACACTGAGAAAACAGAGAGACGAAAATATTAGGCCACGATCAGTGTAGTTACTGAGGGTGCACCACCTAGCCATCATCAGCTAGCTGCTCTATCATCTAAAATCATTGTGTAGAAATACGAGTGCTGAGGACTCACCGAGCTTGTCTCCAACCGCGAAGGTCTTGCCACTGGCCCAGGTGGCGTAATTGGCGCCGGTCGTCCAGCCTTGCCCATCTCCGACGGTGAACGTGGCCGCGGAGGCCGCCGCAGCGCAGCCAAGGACCACAAGGAGCGCTATCAGCGCGGAGGACGAGGCCATGGTCGAAGTGAAGGCTCGGACCTAGCTCGAGGGAGGGAATGGAACGTATGGAGTAGACCAAGGAGCTTATCTATCGATGAATATCTCTCGCTAGTAACTGGTTGCGCGATTGACAGGGAAGGTTGGAGGGTCGTTTATAGAGCCATACGGGTCACGTGCTTGTCACGGGATCAAGAGGCCACCCGGCCGACTACGTTGGTCAGCGTTTGTGCTACTTTTCTTACTATTTTCCACATAACTTTTCTCTTGAAAAAGGACTCGGAGCATCTACAGTCGGGCGCTACAAACCGCCCTCAAACGTCCAGACAGACGCTCGGTCATTGATCGGTAAAAAAAAATCAAGACAGGCTCCTTGTACCAGTCCTAAACGCCCGGGCTGACCTGCACCCTCCCATATGGCCATATCCAACCCAAATACAGGGCGAATATGGGAAGGCCGGGGCGCGTCCATAACGTCAGACCAGACAGTCGGACCCCATTACAAATTGCATCAAATCCTCCATGTAGACCAAAcccaccgccctcctccgccTTCGTCAATCATTTCCCGCGTCTGAGCCGTTGCTATCATCCATCCTTGCTCCTCCATCCTCGCCGCCGACAAACATGGCTACAGAGCAAGAGGCAAGGTTGGCTCCGGAGCAGGCGGTCTGGATGGTGCCCGGCGAGTGATCCGGCCAGCTAGTGATCTGTCATGCTCggatttgaattttattttggcATGTCAGGATTGTTGAACTATGATTTATTTTGCTTTCTCGTA
The sequence above is a segment of the Aegilops tauschii subsp. strangulata cultivar AL8/78 chromosome 6, Aet v6.0, whole genome shotgun sequence genome. Coding sequences within it:
- the LOC109755628 gene encoding blue copper protein; the encoded protein is MASSSALIALLVVLGCAAAASAATFTVGDGQGWTTGANYATWASGKTFAVGDKLVFNYASQAHTVTEVTKSEYDACSSNANGDNSGATTMTLKAGANYYICTIGTHCAAGMKLAVTAGDSSSGSGTPAAGTPPTTPSGSGGHRMEVGPVLAATAGVLLKLALF
- the LOC109755614 gene encoding mitochondrial metalloendopeptidase OMA1-like; this translates as MNQILKKSGSAIFRLIVRCKPGVQVRPPQPPLRTATRSYRAYRRRLPAVSRSATTPSQCPQRPELIHFTRGRGGEPWYHDWRKLAARVLAPGAAAIAAYYHNLETVPYTNRTHLVFLSPRIERWLGGRAFDDLKKEKAGMILPAEHYESVRVRRITSEIVRAARRTLGVAPVDPAGELLNDRFMARNYGKQAMTRHLDGLDWEVIVVEDRQVNAMCVPGKIVVYTGLLDYFKTDAEIASVLGHEVGHIIARHSAEAITKSLCSYAVQRLVMGRDSPDFMRGVSKLLFTLPFSRKMEIEADHIGMLLLAAAGFDPHIAIAVEEKLGKLSRNSELENYLSTHPSGKKRVQSLSQDKVLKEAMELYREASPVKEAERFSIPDPFDIRGRRSQGWKW